The Psychrosphaera ytuae genome includes a region encoding these proteins:
- the trmB gene encoding tRNA (guanosine(46)-N7)-methyltransferase TrmB has protein sequence MTDKNQEAIEKAKAEGKYIRTIKSFVKREGRLTKGQQKALDTYWPTMGLEHSKQLLDFAEVFGNDNPVVLEIGFGMGASLVEMAKNAPDKNFIGIEVHLPGVGACLATAHEAGVNNLRVYNHDAVEILRDCIPEASLSTVQLFFPDPWHKKRHHKRRIVQPEFVQSLRSKLAIGGVFHMATDWENYAEHMIEVMNEAEGFANIAAKINSEENKTSIFVERPDSRPLTKFEQRGHRLGHGVWDIMFERVS, from the coding sequence ATGACAGACAAAAACCAAGAAGCCATTGAAAAAGCGAAAGCAGAAGGTAAGTACATACGAACTATTAAAAGTTTTGTAAAACGCGAAGGGCGTTTGACCAAAGGTCAACAAAAAGCCCTTGATACGTACTGGCCAACAATGGGCTTGGAGCACTCAAAGCAATTACTGGATTTCGCTGAAGTGTTTGGTAACGACAACCCTGTGGTTTTAGAAATCGGCTTTGGCATGGGCGCCTCTTTAGTTGAGATGGCCAAAAATGCCCCGGACAAAAACTTCATTGGTATCGAAGTTCACCTACCAGGTGTGGGAGCGTGTCTAGCTACGGCGCATGAAGCTGGGGTAAACAACTTACGTGTATATAACCACGATGCGGTTGAGATATTACGCGACTGTATTCCAGAGGCCTCGCTGAGCACAGTGCAATTGTTCTTCCCAGATCCATGGCACAAAAAGCGCCATCACAAACGTCGTATTGTTCAGCCGGAGTTTGTTCAGAGTTTGAGAAGTAAATTGGCCATTGGTGGCGTTTTCCACATGGCAACCGACTGGGAAAACTACGCAGAGCACATGATTGAAGTAATGAACGAGGCAGAAGGCTTCGCTAACATTGCAGCTAAAATCAACAGTGAAGAAAACAAAACCAGTATTTTTGTCGAACGCCCTGACTCGCGACCTCTGACTAAATTTGAGCAACGTGGCCACCGTTTAGGTCACGGTGTTTGGGATATTATGTTTGAGCGAGTTAGCTAG
- a CDS encoding hybrid sensor histidine kinase/response regulator: MDKKNQKQKFLRISHVLLIWLILFGCLTVMAGFGGIYTFSQWLKPDQLTASLQKHVDSAVAGMPEYVLDPEQKSAAQSYINAIHGESDKKAFFLYRLEKGQLKSQAATASLEGYIPSPILANHVSDLNSWVEIRKIILVDGEEAGLIIGTMLKQKTDFGFILSLFVACLLGAIVLTRIIAVMLNNAVNSDAMPLIAETNLITNKNKFDKRLAPKRFGPFSTLAATINTLFKKIDSLIKDNQELDIANDKLAQEMENKINERTNALRIAMEEAEQANESKSTFLATMSHEIRTPMNGIIGSIDLLRKSTLNQNQFRLSDTIRESAFSLLRIIDDILDFSKIEAGKLEVESIPMSINSIVEAVGRTLLSVAEQKNIDLRIYCDPAISENLIGDPIRIRQILFNLAGNAIKFTNTSKTKKGVVQIRAEISESNLEFTNVVLRVIDNGKGMTERQVNYVFQPFSQAEGSVTRQFGGTGLGLTICQRLTDLMYGHINVKSELGEGSEFTVSLPLRSSNASGHTKTYDFSELDLVCFSSDYHHINSMEAYVKHYSANVDIAHSVEGLKHIAGTYHCDPTHQSIWVIDATNYHDETLKVIYDLLEQPNLQKTRFLVLSNTIENQVQEHERIWYMHAMPLCRSGLLELIQDVADNKQHEPETAIESTHNVIQTMSIDEAREKNQLVLLAEDNAMNQQVITEQLNMLGYAVEVANDGQEAIDMWRANNYPLVLTDLHMPNKSGYDVIKTIREEGPKRAEDADFTRVVAITANALKGEEQKCISLGMDGYLTKPLELSDLEVVMNKWLKLEENETTKLVQEATRTKPIEPVNYANEPIQQSVLISYLGNDKSRHLKYLEMFKTRGNELIDKIGDSIQNNERENIKNLAHQFKSMSKSVGAMPLFDSALELENQAIGMSQENIEALYTQILKQFNQVITFIKEEYQPDTPSLEIDDKF, encoded by the coding sequence ATGGATAAAAAAAATCAAAAGCAGAAGTTTTTACGGATATCTCACGTACTTTTAATCTGGCTAATTCTGTTCGGCTGTTTAACCGTAATGGCCGGATTTGGTGGCATCTACACATTCTCTCAGTGGCTAAAACCCGACCAATTGACGGCCAGTTTACAAAAGCACGTCGACTCTGCCGTTGCTGGCATGCCTGAGTATGTATTAGACCCTGAGCAAAAGAGCGCAGCCCAATCTTATATCAATGCCATTCATGGCGAATCAGACAAAAAAGCGTTTTTTCTATACCGCTTAGAAAAAGGTCAGCTGAAAAGCCAAGCTGCAACGGCTAGCTTAGAGGGCTATATACCCAGCCCGATTTTGGCCAACCACGTTTCGGACCTAAACAGCTGGGTCGAGATTCGCAAAATTATTTTAGTCGACGGTGAAGAGGCCGGTCTCATCATCGGCACTATGCTAAAACAAAAAACAGACTTTGGTTTTATTCTCAGCCTATTTGTAGCTTGTTTACTTGGCGCTATTGTTCTTACTCGTATTATTGCGGTTATGCTTAATAATGCCGTCAATTCAGACGCAATGCCTTTGATTGCAGAAACGAATTTAATCACCAATAAAAACAAGTTTGATAAGAGACTTGCACCAAAGCGTTTTGGGCCATTTTCTACACTTGCAGCGACGATCAACACTCTATTTAAAAAAATCGATAGCCTTATCAAAGACAATCAAGAACTCGATATCGCCAACGATAAACTCGCTCAAGAAATGGAAAACAAAATTAACGAACGCACCAATGCGTTACGAATAGCGATGGAAGAGGCAGAGCAAGCCAACGAATCTAAGTCGACGTTCTTAGCGACCATGAGCCATGAAATCCGCACCCCGATGAACGGCATTATAGGCTCAATTGATTTACTTCGTAAAAGCACATTGAATCAAAACCAATTCCGTTTATCGGACACTATTCGCGAATCCGCATTTTCATTGCTACGGATTATCGATGACATCTTGGACTTCTCAAAAATTGAAGCTGGAAAGCTCGAAGTTGAAAGTATTCCTATGTCTATCAACTCGATCGTAGAAGCAGTTGGACGAACATTACTATCTGTTGCAGAGCAAAAGAATATTGATCTGCGCATTTATTGCGACCCAGCAATCAGTGAAAATCTAATTGGCGACCCGATTCGTATTCGCCAAATCTTATTTAACCTAGCTGGTAACGCGATCAAGTTTACTAACACCTCAAAAACCAAAAAAGGTGTGGTGCAAATCCGAGCTGAGATCAGCGAGTCTAATTTAGAATTTACCAATGTTGTGTTACGCGTTATCGACAACGGTAAAGGTATGACAGAACGACAAGTAAACTACGTATTCCAACCGTTCAGCCAAGCAGAAGGTTCGGTGACTCGACAGTTTGGTGGTACGGGATTAGGTTTGACAATTTGTCAGCGATTAACTGACTTAATGTACGGTCATATCAACGTCAAATCTGAGCTAGGAGAAGGGTCGGAATTTACCGTTTCACTTCCTTTGCGCTCTAGTAACGCGTCTGGCCACACTAAAACCTATGACTTTTCCGAATTAGATTTAGTTTGCTTCTCTAGCGATTATCACCACATTAATTCGATGGAAGCCTACGTCAAACATTACTCAGCCAATGTTGACATAGCCCATTCAGTGGAAGGTCTCAAACACATTGCCGGTACCTATCACTGTGACCCAACTCATCAGTCTATTTGGGTCATAGACGCTACGAATTATCACGATGAGACCTTGAAGGTAATTTACGATTTATTAGAACAGCCAAACCTTCAAAAAACACGCTTCCTAGTCCTGAGCAACACTATTGAAAATCAAGTGCAAGAGCACGAACGTATCTGGTACATGCATGCGATGCCATTGTGCCGCAGTGGGTTGTTAGAATTAATTCAGGATGTTGCAGATAACAAACAGCACGAGCCAGAAACAGCAATAGAATCAACTCATAATGTCATCCAGACCATGAGCATTGACGAAGCTCGCGAGAAAAACCAACTTGTATTACTAGCTGAAGATAATGCTATGAATCAGCAAGTGATCACTGAACAGCTCAATATGCTAGGTTATGCCGTTGAGGTTGCCAATGACGGTCAAGAGGCGATCGATATGTGGCGTGCTAACAACTATCCACTGGTTTTAACCGACTTACACATGCCGAATAAAAGCGGTTATGACGTCATTAAAACGATTCGCGAAGAGGGACCAAAACGCGCTGAAGACGCAGACTTTACCCGAGTGGTTGCAATTACAGCTAATGCCCTTAAAGGTGAAGAGCAAAAGTGTATTAGTCTAGGGATGGATGGTTATTTAACTAAGCCGTTAGAGCTCAGTGACCTAGAAGTCGTAATGAACAAGTGGCTAAAACTAGAAGAAAACGAGACCACAAAACTGGTTCAAGAAGCGACTCGCACTAAACCTATAGAGCCTGTTAACTATGCAAACGAACCCATCCAACAATCGGTTTTAATTAGCTATTTAGGCAATGACAAAAGCCGTCACTTAAAGTACTTAGAAATGTTCAAAACTCGCGGTAACGAGCTTATTGATAAGATTGGTGACAGCATTCAAAACAACGAGCGTGAGAACATCAAAAACTTAGCACACCAGTTTAAATCTATGTCTAAAAGTGTTGGTGCCATGCCGCTATTTGATTCTGCTTTAGAACTTGAAAACCAAGCTATCGGTATGAGCCAAGAAAACATCGAAGCGCTATATACCCAAATATTAAAGCAATTTAATCAGGTAATTACCTTTATCAAAGAAGAGTATCAACCGGATACCCCTTCGTTAGAAATTGACGACAAGTTCTAA
- a CDS encoding class I SAM-dependent methyltransferase: MSQLFAENQVIERNIEHLPSGHVLLVDALPDNALRAFSEARPDITWHVFTPFADTYETLSAQTSSIQSLEGVYTGAWLSANNNKAAPLPQFNAVIIYYPKTKQRFEYYTSMVSQLLAEDADWFVVGEKKGGVKSCDKGLKPYVYASKKLDAARHCMLFHGVYNNRASEASLEDWFNTTSTQVKTQGASGQAITVDLQLASLPGVFSATKLDAGTDLLLQHIHSLQGRGLDFGCGCGVIATTLAKAFDVNIDALDVDALAVESTRRSFELNGIDGTAIHSNGLGQISKQHQYDFIVSNPPFHTGINTDYSIVESFLKGSKARLKSRYQMWIVANSFLPYQDWFAKFLKSANTIVNNKRFSVYHIK; encoded by the coding sequence ATGAGCCAACTCTTTGCCGAAAACCAAGTTATCGAGCGCAATATAGAACACCTACCAAGCGGCCATGTGCTTTTGGTAGATGCTCTACCTGATAATGCTTTGCGAGCTTTTTCTGAAGCTCGCCCCGACATTACTTGGCATGTATTCACACCATTTGCCGACACCTATGAAACGCTATCGGCACAAACCTCATCGATTCAAAGTTTAGAGGGAGTGTATACTGGCGCTTGGCTCTCAGCCAATAACAACAAGGCCGCTCCCCTGCCTCAATTTAATGCGGTAATTATCTATTATCCCAAAACTAAACAGCGCTTTGAGTATTACACTTCGATGGTCAGCCAATTGTTGGCGGAAGACGCCGATTGGTTTGTCGTTGGTGAGAAAAAAGGCGGTGTTAAAAGTTGTGATAAAGGCTTAAAGCCATACGTTTACGCTAGCAAAAAATTAGATGCTGCACGTCACTGCATGTTGTTTCATGGCGTCTATAACAACCGAGCTTCTGAGGCTAGCCTAGAGGATTGGTTTAACACCACCAGCACTCAAGTCAAAACACAAGGCGCAAGTGGCCAAGCTATCACTGTAGACTTACAACTAGCGTCATTACCAGGTGTTTTTAGCGCGACTAAATTAGACGCCGGTACTGACTTATTGCTGCAACACATTCATTCATTACAAGGCCGAGGTCTGGATTTTGGATGTGGTTGTGGTGTTATCGCAACAACACTCGCAAAAGCATTTGACGTTAATATCGATGCATTAGACGTAGATGCTCTAGCCGTTGAAAGCACTCGACGCAGCTTTGAGCTCAATGGTATTGACGGTACTGCCATTCACTCCAATGGTTTAGGTCAAATTAGCAAACAACACCAATACGACTTTATTGTATCTAACCCACCCTTTCACACAGGTATCAATACGGATTACAGCATCGTTGAATCCTTCTTAAAAGGGAGTAAAGCACGACTTAAGTCCAGGTATCAAATGTGGATTGTTGCAAATTCCTTTTTGCCATACCAAGACTGGTTTGCTAAGTTTTTAAAATCAGCAAATACCATAGTCAATAACAAGCGGTTTAGCGTTTACCACATCAAGTAA
- the mutY gene encoding A/G-specific adenine glycosylase, which translates to MTVNTSAETYPASIKCSDASWFQNQVLDWYDKYGRKHLPWQQDVNPYKVWLSEVMLQQTQVKTVIPYFESFMSRFPSVVDLANADEDEVLHLWTGLGYYARARNLHKAAKRVRDQYAGQFPTEFDQVLDLPGIGRSTAGAVLSLGDGQHHPILDGNVKRVLTRFFAVQGWPGKKSVENELWQYAEQLTSKTRPSNFNQVMMDLGATVCTRTKPNCDTCPLSDKCLAKAQGRQTEFPFSKPKKEKPIKFCYMLMLVKGDKVQMYQRPKQGIWGGLYSFPEFESLNDVELSLANIKIELEDVEIDEEALFRHTFSHYHLDIQPIIIRIDDKALGYEIAEHNQLWLPLAPNERPKVGLSAVAEKLLNQI; encoded by the coding sequence ATGACAGTTAACACCTCAGCAGAAACATACCCGGCTTCAATTAAGTGCTCGGATGCCAGTTGGTTTCAAAACCAAGTTTTGGATTGGTACGATAAATATGGCCGTAAGCACCTCCCTTGGCAACAGGATGTTAACCCTTATAAGGTTTGGCTGTCAGAAGTCATGCTCCAACAAACTCAAGTAAAAACCGTCATCCCTTATTTCGAATCTTTCATGAGTCGCTTTCCGAGTGTCGTTGATTTAGCTAATGCGGATGAAGACGAAGTTTTGCATTTGTGGACTGGCCTTGGTTATTACGCCCGAGCGAGAAATCTGCACAAGGCGGCAAAGAGGGTTCGTGATCAGTACGCAGGACAGTTTCCGACGGAGTTTGACCAAGTCTTGGATTTACCTGGGATTGGCCGTTCTACGGCAGGCGCAGTACTGTCACTTGGTGATGGCCAACATCACCCCATTTTGGACGGAAACGTCAAACGAGTACTAACCCGCTTTTTTGCTGTACAAGGGTGGCCTGGTAAAAAGTCCGTTGAGAATGAACTGTGGCAATACGCTGAGCAGCTCACTTCGAAAACACGGCCGAGTAATTTTAACCAAGTTATGATGGACCTAGGGGCAACAGTTTGTACTCGAACCAAGCCTAATTGTGACACTTGCCCTCTGTCTGATAAATGCTTAGCAAAAGCTCAGGGTCGACAAACGGAGTTTCCTTTTTCCAAACCGAAAAAAGAAAAGCCAATCAAGTTTTGTTATATGTTGATGTTGGTCAAAGGTGACAAAGTACAAATGTATCAACGCCCTAAACAAGGTATTTGGGGAGGGCTGTATAGCTTTCCTGAGTTTGAGTCACTCAATGACGTTGAGCTGTCCTTAGCGAATATCAAGATAGAGTTAGAGGACGTTGAGATTGACGAAGAAGCTTTGTTCCGTCATACCTTTAGCCACTATCATTTAGACATTCAGCCGATAATAATTCGAATAGATGACAAGGCTTTGGGCTATGAAATCGCAGAACACAATCAGCTTTGGCTGCCTTTAGCACCTAATGAGCGACCTAAAGTCGGCTTGTCAGCGGTCGCTGAAAAACTGCTTAACCAAATCTGA
- a CDS encoding oxidative damage protection protein: MARTVFCEYLKKEADGLDFQLYPGEVGARIFNNISKEAWAEWQKKQVMLINEHKLSMINPEHRELLEKTMIGFLFEGEEVKIDGYVPKA, from the coding sequence ATGGCAAGAACTGTATTTTGTGAATATTTAAAAAAAGAAGCCGATGGCTTGGACTTTCAATTGTACCCAGGTGAAGTGGGTGCACGCATTTTTAATAATATTTCCAAAGAAGCATGGGCTGAATGGCAAAAAAAACAAGTTATGTTGATCAACGAACACAAGTTGTCGATGATTAATCCAGAACACCGTGAGCTCTTGGAAAAGACCATGATTGGTTTTTTGTTTGAAGGTGAAGAAGTCAAAATCGACGGGTACGTGCCAAAGGCGTAA